The Saprospiraceae bacterium genome includes the window AATTCAGAAAGAAGCAAATTGAAATTGGGGTATGAAGAAACCGTGAAATATCTTCAAGACAAATTAGGGAAATGCCATCCAACAGCAAAAAGAGAAGTTAGACAAGAATTGGAATTGGCTAAAAACGGAACAGGAAAAACGCTCTTCGAAATTATTGTCGAAATAATCAAAGAGCATAACCATATTAAATTTATAATGAAATAAAAAAAGAACACGGAAGCGAACAATGGCTATATGTCCATGTCGGGCAAAAGCCCGCCACGGCACATAGCCGGGACGTTCTGCTCAATTAAAGAAAAATGAAATTCAACCTATTCAAAAAGAAAAATAACCAAAAGGGTATCCAAGATGAGTGGAATACCAAAGGAGAAAAGTACGCAACAGAAGTCAACGAAATGGTTGAATTTGGCGAGAAAAATGGTTGGGAGAATTGGAAAGGAAAAGAGCCAGAAGATAAAAGAGATCATTTGGCTGATAAAGTAATAGAACTTTTGAAAGAGGCAAATTCCGAAAATAAGGTCAACGAATTCAGACAAAATTTTCCGCCAGCTCATACACCATTAATCAAATTCTTTGAAGAGAAAGGACAATCAATAGACCAAATTCATTTCATTGAAAACGAAAAAATTGTATTCTTAACAGGAACAGCTTATCAGAAAAGACAAGCGTATATTTTAAATGGAGAAGAAGTTATTAAACTTGACGAATCAATTGACTCAATAGGTAAATCAAAGAGAGATAATGTTTTTGCGATTCAAATTGGAAATAAAGTAACAACAACAAAAGGTTGGCAAGGAGAAATAATTTCAGAATTTAAAATTGTAGAAAACAAAGAGATAGGAATTAATCAATTGATTCCATTCAATGACGGATTGAAGGTTTTATCCATAACGAGTGAAGGATTTTACTTAATGTCAAAATATGAGGAAAAAATGATTCATCCAATACCGGATTTAGAGGATGATGAATGGGATTCTTATATGAGTATGGAAAATGGAACAATATCAAACAACAATAGATATATAGTTGTCGGAGACCAAGGTTCTGACCATAGAGTTCTTGATATAAATGGAACTCAAATTGCCGAAATTGGACCACAATCTTCATATTCTCATTTTTGCTTATTCTCTGATGATGACTCCCAACTCATTTCAAATTCTTGCCATTTCTATAATGGTATCACAATAGCTGTTCAAACCAATAAATTGAATGGATTAAAAGTAGAGGCATATGAAGAAAGTGAATTATACAATGTAATTGAAGACGGGATGAGAGTCTACTGTGGAATCGCAGTTGATGACTACTATATTTTAGGTGACGCATATGGAAATATAAAAGCAGTAGACACAAAAGGAAAGTTAAAATGGAGACATTTTTTAGGTTCAACAATTGGAGGACTCACAATATCAGATAATAAAGAAATTTTATGGGTTGCATCTTGCACGGGAATGATTCATAAATTAAGACTTGGAAAAGGACATCGAGATGATCACACAATTGGAAACGGAAATCATTATGAAGACTTCAGATTGATTTTGTGGAAAGATGAACCAATTATGAAATGGTAAAATTGAAAAAAGAAAACTGAGCAGAACAATGCATACCTGGTGCGACGAGCAAAGTCGCTTTTAAATACTGTTAGACCAATGAAAAGCTGAACTTACAAAAGTCGATCAAATTGGATCTAACCTGATATATTGCTATCAGTTTCCTACTCGGGGGTGCGTCGCTAGTAATGGCGAGGTGCTAAGCCCTGAGGACATCAAAGCTCTCCTTGGTAATCAAGATAAGCAGCGACCGAGAGGTCAAAGCGAAAACTGCTAGTCTTTTGCGGTGAGAGGAAGCGGAAGGAATGGTATGCGTAATAAATGTGAATCACTGTAAGCCTCGTTACTCCCGATGAATCGGGACAAGATTTGGAGCGGCGGAAAAGACTAACCTTAGAATGCTTTGGTATAGCAAGCTAAAACCGCCGTAGTCAAAAACGACAAGGGGTATGGTCATAGAGTTCGGATACTCACTATGCGCAATCTATTATTCCCCCGAGGTAAAGGTGGACGCTAACCCATTCAGTATTAAAAGCGGAACTCGGTAAGCCTGTATCTGTCCACAAAAGAGTGGTAGGAAGGGAGTAATCCCCGACGAAGGAGGTGCAGGTAAAGGATGCTGGAAAAAGCGAATGTCCTGTTGTAATGACAGGGATAGGAGTTGAGATTTTTTTTGGTGTAAGAACGAAAAGGGTCAACATTACTCCCAGCGAAAGCTGTGCAGACTTCCTATGCAGGTGCTCTATTACGAGAAATTACAAGGACGTACATTGTTGAGGAAAGCAAAGGATGTGGCGATAGATTTCAGTTAAACGATTTATCAAAGCAGTGCACCTTGATCGATGCCAAACTTCTGAACTTTCATCGACTGAATGAAATTCAGGATATTCGTAAGTACATGGTGTAATATTATCGTAAAATCGAATTGCTTGCACAATTCGGTGCGCTGACAAAGGCGTTAGGAGTGCTTGAGCCGTGTGCGGGAAAACTCGCATGCACGGTTCTTAGGGGGGAAAGGGCAGTAATGCCCCTACCTACCCGACCCCATAGCCAGCAAAAGCTGGCTACGTCAGGTATGCTGGACGTTACTGATCATAAAGAAACTAAATGGGAACGCAAGCCAAATACTATCAAGTTATAAAAGGCAAAGAGCAAATAGCAGTTAAGTTTTTAAAGGTTGATGAAGATTTTTACAACACTTTAAATGATACAGAAATAGTAACTGGCAAAATTGACATTGATAACTCATATAATAATTTACCAAAACTCTTAGAACATTTATCAGGGAATTCAGAGTTAGGTAAACTTGCATTCTTTGGTAAAAAAATAGAATCTGAAAACAATTATGAGTGTCCTGTCCAATTTATTAATCGTAAACTTGTGGCGGAAATTGCTGACGTTATGAGTCACTCCAAAATTGAAAAAAAAGACGAGTTTATTAGAGTTTTTAATGAAACTCAAGAAGCTCCATATGATAGGATTCAATATAAAAACCTTCTTGATGGCTATTGGTTTCATTACAATGCAATACTGGAATTCTATAGTGAATGTAAAATCGAAAATTCAGCAGTTCTGGTATTGATAAGCTGATCGAAAAGGATAATCCTAAACAAAGCACGGAAAGGGTAAATGAATTAGATTAATATTGAAAACAGTTGAAATAGCCAAACGAAATAAAAAGAATACGATCAGTAACAATGTACATGACGATCATGCTCCTAACGTCGCACGCCGCATGTACTAAACGTTCTGTCTCATAAAAATAAACAAAATGAAACTATCTAAAGGATTAAGCGAAAAAAATCGGCTTGCAAGAAAAATCAAGGAACTTCAAAATAGAATTGAGGCTCATAATAGCTATATTAAAGGGAATACTCCTGTATACAAAATTAAGGATTTGCTAACCGAATTAGACTCTACAATAATTGAACTAACAGAGTTAAAAACAAAAATTTACCGAGCAAACAAACCCGTTCAGGAGAAAATATTTAGGCTTGCAGAACTTAAATCGTTTGCCGCATTTCTAAGAAAAATAAAAATTAAAGAAGGGAAAATTTTAGAAGAAAGGTGGAATTCGGAAGTTAGAGAGTGGGAATCTGAATTGGGAACTGTTGACCGAGATAAATTGCTTGAAAAAACAGAAAAAGAAATTGATTCCGTTCAAGTCGAATTGGATAGATTTAATTTTGAAACTGAAATTTAAAAAAAAAGGAGAACTTGGAAACATCTAATCATTTAGGTCAGGTCACCCTTGCTGAATTGATATAATTCGGAGAAAGAATAAAAGCCAATTGGCGAACAAGATTTAAGGTATTCTCTGATTATTAATTAATGAAAGTTAAAAGCTTAGAAATTCATGATGAAAGCTACCTGTTTTACTTTTCTGATTGATTTAGTACAAGTTCTCCGATTTTGAAAAAAATTAAAAAGAGTACGAGACAGAACAAAGCATACAACGGTCATGTCGGCTAAACGCCGCCACGCCGTGTATGCGGGACGTTGGGCGTCATGAAAAAAAATAAAACAACTGCAAATTGAAACTATCCGAAGAAAATAGAAAAATACTGCTTGTCAATCTTCATAATTTGATTGCTGAATATGCAAATATGACAGCAAATCACATTCAGCATAAAAGAACTAATCAATTGATAAATTATCCTTCGAATGGAGGATTGACAGAAGAAGAAAAAAATGAAATCGAAAAGTTGAGTGGAAATGAAAATTTGAAAAGTGCTTTAAGAAAGGTTTTAGCAAGTAATTCTGCCGATGTAATTTTTAGCCTGCTGAATATAATTGACGGAACCGCTGACCCAGATATTGATTCAGGGAATTGGGAAGAAGTAATGTTAGTTGACTTTTCAGAAGAAAACGAAGTGACAGAAATGCTTCATGATGAGTTCTTTTCCACTTACTGGGATTGGAAAGAGAAA containing:
- a CDS encoding barstar family protein; this translates as MKKLEIDGGRFSNLKGFYDEIERGLTSGLDWKIGRNLDAFDDVLEGGFGMHDYGEDAELIWMNSERSKLKLGYEETVKYLQDKLGKCHPTAKREVRQELELAKNGTGKTLFEIIVEIIKEHNHIKFIMK
- a CDS encoding DUF1877 family protein, which produces MGTQAKYYQVIKGKEQIAVKFLKVDEDFYNTLNDTEIVTGKIDIDNSYNNLPKLLEHLSGNSELGKLAFFGKKIESENNYECPVQFINRKLVAEIADVMSHSKIEKKDEFIRVFNETQEAPYDRIQYKNLLDGYWFHYNAILEFYSECKIENSAVLVLIS